The following is a genomic window from Thalassophryne amazonica chromosome 14, fThaAma1.1, whole genome shotgun sequence.
GAAACACTTCTAGAGCCGTGAAAATGCTTGTAAAATATGTACTTTGTGTAAAATGAATTTTTTGTTCATTTCTATCGTTACGGTATTTCTGTGAGCATAATTATCTTAACAGCCAAAGGAGCTCCTAAGAGTCTGGGTGTTTgtgttaaaggggtcatatttatGTTTGATGCTTCAAGTTTCCAAGTGATTTTCTGCCGTGTTTAATGCTGATATTGATATTTTTGTGACAGGCTCATATCGCCGATCTCTGACAACCAATATATCAGCTGGGCTCTAATTTTAAGGACATTTTCACAACTGCAAGTACAGAACAAGGTCtttatattaataatattataataatattatacTATTAAATAAGTGCATCAAATGTTACATTCAGATAATTTTGTTGCTTCTGTAATtgcaattttgtggtattaaaaaCAGTGGTGGCAACTTTTTGTACAGTATGTGGGCTTAGTTCCATTTTGTGAAATAAATGAATTTGTGTATAAACTGTCATCACTATAGTGAATATGGTCACAGGCATATCTTTACAGAATCTGTACAGAAAAGTTGCCTTAATTttccattttttaattttaacaaAGAACTGATTCTCCAGACATTTCTAAGACCGGAATGTCTTAAGCTGAAGGACTATGTTATCACTTGACTCAGTGTCAGGCACTGTAAGCCCCCACCTTTTCACAAAGTGACCAGTCTTCCAAACATTCCCTGACTACATTTACAACACCTCAGGAAAATGTCACCAAACAGTCCCTATGGATCAAAGATACTTGTTGAAACATTCCAGGCaacttcagttcaatttattagaCAGTTTAATGAAACCTGTCCTAATTCAGAGGACGTCCACACACCCACAGGATCTTCCTTACAGATAACAGCTCAATAAACCTAGAATTCCAACCAGCCAGATGACAAAACATCAAAAGTCATAAAAACGACCAACACTGGGATGGAACCACAGTGCCACCTGGAGGAACGACACCGCCCCTTCAATAcgcaaatgggtgattcttagactacgggcacttattatgtcctttgatcatattgtatgaaaaacagaaaaaaggggaaatttcacacttttatagttatctttacaatgaaagtgtgttaagaaatttgttctagtagtctatgatgactttttcaccttttttcagcatcattatatgcaaatattgccgttttgtgcttgtcccacacccagacttttgatcttcaatgataaaaatgaatggtaaagaaacgtttttttctaatgttttaaaatatctctgaataaaatatcagtaaaataatcaaaacataattggggtattcaatgtcatagcccaattttatagccttaagagtgtgcatatcatgaatgcttggtcttgttggatttgtgagaatctactgaatctactggtaccttgtttcccatgtaacaataaaaaatatactcaaaacctggattcatctttttagtcacatagcactactactgtattattctgaacactactgtatatctgctACATCACTGATAAGATGGGAGGAGAAACCGTAACAATCCAGTGACTTCTGATAACGGTGGTCAGAAGTACTGAGGTAACTCATGACAGCCTTTTGGTCAGATAATAAAACGACTGGTCTGGGACAGCTGTTACAACTCCAGGACCAAATCAAGATACGAAAACAGCTTCACAGCTCTGAATGTGGGTGTTTTCAAgattgtgtgaaataccaagtgttccaatacttcgagggcactgtatcctaaccttatgatgagtgtggtattatgactgttttgtttaagaatgcttaattttcactgtttctgcactttgtgtgaaatcatagtcatatcatatcgatagagatataatatttggcttcaatattgaaatacgataatttggccatatgtgaagacctactgtcaactagctgaaaagtttgaatattaatttacatataCAGGGGTctatttgcagtggtgggcacagttctgctaaccgcaaattagcaaagctaacatttttgttagcggattagcttttcagctaactttgaaaaccatcagcagacctggCATAAAGCAGAGTGGTCAGAAACATCTGAGAGAGGAAGTGATGAGAGAAGGTCATTTTAATTTTCACCATAATGCTTTTTGCAACGTGTGTCTGTTTAACATCAAACCTTCCGAATtcatgcattactttaaaactaaaacatagctgatattttcactttgtaaaaatgacagaggtgatctTAATTttcataacttgtctggaattagtttaagATTTTAACCATAAATCAAAACTGCATTGCTGTGCATAACACCCGTGAGACATCTGCAAGACTGTGAAAATACatattctttttccttttttttttaatgctccccttcctttctctctggtcaccaggtctcttttgctgagagaaggctgatcatagacagaagcactggctcactgttgtttgtgattgcctttgaatttattcAGTAGTATCAGTAGCTACCactgtactgaagtcaatactaaaaattatcggtttagcttttagctgtaacttccactaaatcttttagtggtttatcggtttagcttaataaaagttaactttttagttagtggatttagctgtgcccaccactgtctatttGCCCTGACAGTTTTTAGGCTGGAAGTGGGGATTTAATAACATTGTGTAATTGTAAGTGATGCTAGGAGTAACAAGACTGGCTTATTTTCTCATAGGGCCAGTTGAGAATGAAAAGACAGGGGGACAAGATATATGACTTCTTTGTAAAGAAGTAAATCAGGCACAGATAAGCCAAAGACATAACtcagagatggtgaggactttccagctACAagacacaaataaacaaaaatgcttaaaatggccggGAGTTAAGAGGGTCTTAGTTGGCGGGTGTGGGGAAGCTgatggtttttagccatgctaatgctccccagaagcattaactgaaaataaagtgtgaaggacctaaatgagatggtgaggactttccaggcatgtgagacgcaaataaagaaaaatgcttaaaatggcgggggttaagagggctgtagttgggggaTCTGGgggctgaaggtttttagccatgctaaccttacccagaagcatttactgattaaaaaaaagtctgaaggcgaGAACATGGCCATGAAACATAATGCCCaccaaggacctaaatgacatggtgagatgctaaagACCTTTGCTTGttccatgtctgtgacatatacatattagacaCCTTATGACCCTTAATCACTTGCTGCAAAGgtgcataatatgacccctttaaattacAATACCAATAACGTTGCTTGAATGTGCGTGTATTCAGTGTTTAACACCTTTTGGTCCAAATAACACTTTTAAATATCTAATTCTATATGTGTAATACAGTATATTAAATGGAGATATTTGGCTTTCTAAAGGTGTGTTCAGATTATTGTGGTATTGCAAAGATATGTACTACCGAGAACGGTCTGTGCAGCTATACTGCATTGCACCTTTGCTAAACACTGCTAGCATGATCTATGTCATTCGCTGCACTTATTTTTGGACTTAAAGGGGCAATCTAGTATttttcagccttttttttttagatgtttttaggTTAATCTTTTCATTCCAAACACAAACTATTTTAATCAGTGCAGTATTGTTTTAAAAGGCAAACACGGTCATGGGCTACAACTGCATAATGTAATTGATTGGGGCAAGCTAAAAATACTCAGTGAACTGTGTTTTGTTGTCACCAAACaggcaaaaatgtcattagaagtgtctgtTAGGTGGAGATATAGGTAATTGTGAACACATTTACCTAACTAAATGCAGTGAAACCTTTTAAAATGAGCGgttacagttagctgcttaccttagcgtcCAGTCCATTTAGTAGCGCTGCTCTCCACTGAGACTTTATTGCTGATGATGGGCTCATGCTTCTGTTTACAACAGGAAGGGATGCTTCTTTTCTTTACATTCTAAAATGTGTTCTAAATGAACACTGTACTGATGAAAAGAGTTTTGTTGTCTCAAGTGAAAAGACAAACTCAAAACCAAACAAACAGGGCCTAAGCTGAAAAATACTAGAGTTCCACTTTaagactacgaggtctgtgagaaaagtatcggacctttttatttttttcaaaaactccgttggaagccttaaggacaagttggaacatgtccagctattaaacaatttctcagatactcactctactgaaagccatcaaaagctgcctggtttttacaaatggttatcaacacggaggtgtttttcctgtggcggcgcgccgcgctggctgcctgccaacgcaccaatctgtccgcatgtctttcattacaaaatcttctttaacagtggaatgtccggataaactgctgatcccgagctcttctgaaacttctctgttctctcacgacgtcctgggtcaacagaggcttaaatttggaggttttcagctcgaaacaggctgacgacagcgcctcagAGCgtggcgcgacgtcccgctctgtgggaagtccttaaagcgacagtaacattccataatctctcatcagccgttaaaattttcaccgaaaaccagctgaatttctcgaatggtgtccatttcgatctgcctcacaggttctgaaaaaattttgataaagcaaagcgccagtctctcagcaagttgttagacaaaggaattccgacgaggggggtggaccagtgctcactcaaagcctgcccacaggcgaatgacgcaaccgacaggcgtgaaaaaactcacgcatgcgcacgagggttcaaggttggctgatataatcgcacgtgattcaaatccatatagtttttgaaaaaaataaaaaggtacgttatttttctcgcagacctcataTTTTATAGCAAACCAGATTGCTGTATTTGAAGGCAGACATTTCTTAgtgcagattttttttcccccttttggtGTTTgcaggaaacaaaactgaaatgtAAAATCTGAAAAACAAATCTGTACATTGACATGCACATTATTAGCATTAGCCACCGCGAGTGCACCCAAAGACCTACTTTCCACTCACTGGCTGTGCGtacaaaagaaaacacaaagtAAAACATATTCAATTCTTTGATGCGTCACGACTGCACGCCGCATTCCTCGACTTAAGATCATTGCAGCACGACAAACTAGGTTTTTAGCTGCAACAGTGTGAACACAACTTAATAATATTCTCTTTTGGTTTTCACCTTGTTAAGGAGTATTTTAGCAGACTGAGTCCAGATTCAGTGTCTTACTCAAAGACACTTGAGCAGGACAGGAAGTTGCTGATCTTCAGCCATGAGGTCGCTCTACTTAATGGAGATTGATTTCACGTTATACATTTAAAACCTACTAAAATTAGGATACTTAAAATTAAAAAATCCTGCAGTAAAACCACATTTCAGTCATGGAAATATGAGCTTAATTATCCGTGTGCATTCATTAGCAATCATGAGGCAGAATCAGCAGAAACAGACATATAGACGGATGTTAATTGGAACATCTGGTAGGAAATAGAGACTTGGAGCAGGATTGAGTGTTTTTGCATTTTTTCAGCACGACTGGtgaaatgactaaaaaaaaaaaaaaaaaaaaatcagaaatcctTGTGTCTTTTAACACCTCAGGTGTTTCTTACTGGACATGTCATTCCAAACACGGTGCATCTCCTCCGGGGAGATCTGGTGCACGGTGATAACCCGCCGGTACCTGCAGAGGCTGTAGGCCATTTTCCAGTGATTAAATCCACTGTTCTGATAAGGATGTATACCCAGCTTCCGCAAGCACAGTCCCACGTACACGTCCTCCAGGTGCAACAGTCTTGTGTGCAGTGAGGTTTTGTAGATCAGCTCGGCTACGTCTGCTGAGAACACGTAGCCGGTGCCCGAGCAGAACGGCGGGTACTTGCTGTCGGGGTACAGGTCTCTGGGCATGTACCACTTACTGCGCATATCCCGTATGGGGCCACCGTGGATCACGTAGCCAGTGAAGTACCTCCTCCTGGGCTTGGTGGTGGGCTTGAGCAGTTTGTAGATCAAATTGTCCATGTTGACAAAGATGTCACTGTCCGTCTTCATGATGTACTGTGCTTTGGGGCAGAAAGTCGCCACCCAACGCATGCCCATCATGGTCTTGAGGGTGAGGTTGTGGTAGGAATCGACAAAGTCCTCCACGACGATGTCATGGAAGATCTGACTCTCCTGTTCCACCATCTGGTTCAAAACGCCATCTGTGTTCCGGCCCAGCAGGAAGATGGTCATGATGCGGATGTCGCTAAAGGTGCTCTCGTCCCCCCAGGTCTCGCGGATGGCTTGCCGCGCATCAAACTCCTTGTGTGTGGTGCTGATGAGGATGACTAAGAATGGAGTGACGCTTTCACACTTCTTGGGCTCATTGATGACGAAGTTAAAGGCATGCGGGTTGAGCGGCCTGGTGCGGATGTTTGTGAACGTGATGTTTTTGGGGGGTTTCACAGTTCTCCGTATAGGCAAAGAGATCTGGCTGACATAAGATGACGTTGGACGTGATCCACTCAAGTACCAGAGGGCACTTGCCCAGCAGACCACCGTCAGCAGGTACAAACATGACACTTTTGAAGGCATTATGCTGCATTTAGGTGTATTATGGTGTGCTGGATCTTATGGAGCTTTCTTTCCATTCGCAGTGTTTGGCCTGGTGAGGCAGCACTAAGCTGCTCCAGCATGCAGTTTGACATTAATTGTCAGTAATGGATTACTTTAGAGAGAAGTGATGCTGCATGCATTTTAGTGCAAACCAATTTAAAATTGTGTGGCTCTCCAATTTCTCTTcttgacacgtctgcttctccatTTACATCTGCAAAAGAAAGGAGAAACATTACATGAActtaaaaaatgtcttcaaaatgtgttttaaaatAAATCAAGAAAAGCAGCTTTGCAGTTCTACATTCAATAAGCTCAGGAGTTGTGGTTATACAGCAGTATGGACTTAACCAGTAACTACAGCAAGGTAAAGCACTATGCAAAACATTTTAGGTGCACCGCCATTTGACCTTTCATGCGATTCAAGCCTGACACTCGACCGCAATGGTAGATTTTACGAATCAGCTTGTTTCCACTTGCAGCAGAGATAACACACCGTTAAGAGTTGGTGGGGAGGCACATCAGCATGTCAAAAAGCCTCTACACTGTTTGATTAGCCATAATTATTCTCTGGATTGGCCAGAGGCAATACAGACAGCAGCAGTGTAGAACTGAAAACAAACCTTAAGAATAAGCACCAACAAGATAACGTCAGCTATTGCAGATGGTCACTGAATAATAGAATGActcgcgtgttgcccgtggggatccacgggctctagattgggtagtgtttataaaacaggtagtgacatttttcaagggtggtaataaattatgcaaagtttctataatgagttggaatggcgcatgagtccagaatgtttttagaaccttagacctcaacaatttttagaagcattcaacccttttttcctgttatgtaatttttaaatgttaatttactgtcttaatgtatttataaattgtttaggttcttgttatcatatacacactattattattataattattttattttatttttagttctgTTTTAtcctttgatttttaaatgaaccacaatggaaataagtgttttctctttcttgtgtcattaaattttttaacgtatttacaattatattatgtacttacattgaactcacacttttaatataaagatgatttactgtcccCCTGCTGGGAtggcgtgttagtccagaatgtaattagcaatgttagctaatgtCCATAGattctacaaaaatattagtcctatcaacgttccattttggcagctttcatttacaaccccaattccaatgaagctgggatgttgtgtaaaatgtaaataaaaacagaattcagtgatttgcaaatcctcttcaacctatattcaattgaatacaccacaaagacaagatatttaatgttcaaactgaaaaatgttattgtttttgtgcaaatatttgctcatttttaaatggatacctgcaacacgtttcaaaaaagttgggacagtggtatgtttaccactgtgttacatcacctttccttctaacaacactcaataagtgcttgggaactgaggataatAATTGtacgtgtcatgactgggtaaaaaggggcatccccaaaaggctccactgttcaaaagcaaagatggggtgaggatcaccactttgtgaacaactgtgtgaaaaatagtccaagagtttaaaaacaatgtttctcaatgtttaattgcaaggaatttagggattccatcatctacagtccacaatatagtcagaagattcagagaatatggagaactttctacatgtaagcggcaaggccgaaaaccaacactgaatgcccgtgaccttcaacccctcaggcggcactacattaatcattgtgtaaaggatcttacaccgtgggctcaggaacacttcagaaaaccattgtcagttaacagttcgttgctacatctacaagtgcaagttaaaactctaccaaagtgaaagccatacatcaacaacatccagaaacaccgccgccttctctgggcccgaggtcatttgaaatggatagacgcaacgtggaaaagtgtgctgtggtctgatgagtccacatttcaaattgtttttggaaatcatggacgtcgtgtcctccagacaaaagaggaaaaagaccatccagattgttaccagtgcaaagttcaaaagccagcatctgtgatggtaagggggtgtgttagtgcctatggcatgggcaacttacacatctgtgatggcaccatcaatgctgaaaggtacatccaggttttggagcaacacatgctgccatccaagcaacgtctttttcagggacgtccctgcttatttcagcaagacaagccacattctgcacgtgttaccacagtgtggcttcatagtaaacgagtgcaggtactagactggacagcctgcagtccagacctgtcgcccactgaaaatgtgtggcacattattaagcgcaaaatatgacaacggagacaactgaagttgtacatcaagcaagaatgggaaagaattccacctacaaagctgaaacagtgtcctcagttgccaaacgcttattgagtgttgttagaaggaaaggtgatgtaacacagtggtaaacataccactgtcccagcttttttgaaacgtgttgccggcatccatttcaaaatgagcaaatatttgcacaaaacaataaaatttattagtttgaacattaattatcttgtctttgtggtgtattcaattgaatataggttgaagaggatttacaaatcattgtattctgtttttatttacattttacacaatgtcccaaattcattggaattggggttgtatgacccaaaatacataagcataccaaacggcaaatatcagctgTGCTGATCAAAGTTATATGCACGGATGGATGGATAGACAGAGAGGTTCTTGTCTTTTCCACATtgtgccgcaagcaggtgcttctatttttagacacagacagtggcagaagacatcaaatgcaaaacacatttgactcatggtgccagcaacatgacacttaactcactcatggtaacagcaacatgacacttaagtaaactgactaaaccaactgaactacaaaaacacctaaattaataacactaccaacactgttaaactaacatgaaccgcaataacaacatttaaaaccccaaaaccgtgaactcccatggtgcattgcagcacaacgcccattgtttactggttaactaaaatcactaatttctaaaaaaaaaaaaaaaaattgtcctattaactttcctttttttttttttttttttgcagtgttcatccttgacccaaaatacataagcataccaaacggcaaatgtcagctctccccagtttcgccGTGAtgtaagccatacacacacaggcatgcacgcacatagaggccacttggcttttacaaTATAGATTGTCAAAACCTAAATAAATATTGGCTGGTTTTGTCaaagaaattatttatttttaaagataaCACTTGGTCACACATGttacattatttatttgtctgtctgtctattagcagtattgcgtcaaaactattgcacagattttgatgaaattttcaccacatatatatattaggccatggaagactccattaaattttggaggtgatctggatccagattctggatcgagatttcactttatgtaggctttgagggattacgtcaaaaagaaaagaaaacaaaactacttcacagattgtcaccaaatttgcaccatagatacgtagatattagggcatgaacattccactgaattttgtaggtgatccggatccggactgacggatgtcagaaatctcagattgctcttggttcttcttcttttggctgtttTTGTTAGGGGTTACCACAGAAGATGAACCatgtccatctcaccctgtcctttgaatctttttttgttttacaacAACACCTACGTACCTCAACATATGCAAAGAAAATTACAGCATATTCagtttcctgtctttttgttagcgccaTCCATTACACTTTCTGAGACAttataaatgcattgagttgaatGCATTTACAATAAGCATGCAACGATACCACTTTTTCCCAGACCTAGTACAAGTATGAGTACTTACATTTGGGTACTCATTGATACTGAGTACTGATACAAACACTTAATactaccattacagttttatgatgagttTCTAAATGTTttcttcatcagttgttccttacgttttgactataactgctaccaatatcattagctttgtttttatttacaaacatttcacttaaatcatgtaacatcactttgactacaacaaattgtcctttaacattaactgtgtgtttcttaacacatgacactgccagacatctcactgtaaataacctgtggacttcagcagtacaaaatatacaacaccaggaactgaactgaaactgtccatcagtaatttacttatgtctgtgagcacCAGTGTTGACACAGTTACTCTGAAAAAGTAACTGTAATTGAAACAGtaccttagttactttactgattactcaattttaaaagtaactaaaggtgccctgacacaagcatgtttttgattcaggcaacagcacgacctgtgttgtgaggatccccacccactgtgttcacagctggacgctgttctttgttctaccgactGCC
Proteins encoded in this region:
- the b3galt1b gene encoding beta-1,3-galactosyltransferase 1 is translated as MPSKVSCLYLLTVVCWASALWYLSGSRPTSSYVSQISLPIRRTVKPPKNITFTNIRTRPLNPHAFNFVINEPKKCESVTPFLVILISTTHKEFDARQAIRETWGDESTFSDIRIMTIFLLGRNTDGVLNQMVEQESQIFHDIVVEDFVDSYHNLTLKTMMGMRWVATFCPKAQYIMKTDSDIFVNMDNLIYKLLKPTTKPRRRYFTGYVIHGGPIRDMRSKWYMPRDLYPDSKYPPFCSGTGYVFSADVAELIYKTSLHTRLLHLEDVYVGLCLRKLGIHPYQNSGFNHWKMAYSLCRYRRVITVHQISPEEMHRVWNDMSSKKHLRC